Genomic window (Zingiber officinale cultivar Zhangliang chromosome 2B, Zo_v1.1, whole genome shotgun sequence):
acagggactcccccggggcgtgacaagtcTACTCAAGGAAGAGGTTGGAGTTGGGTTTGAGTGACCTTAACTCTAGACGATCAGAGCATCACCCAAAGAAGAGCAAGTAAAAGTTAACCAGTTTTGAAGGTTGATTGTTCAAGATGGCTAGTGGAAGGCACCCTTAAGGTGATGGAAGGTGCCCTTGTGCCTTTTCACGGAAGGCGCTCTCAAGATGATGGAAAGCGCCCTCGCACCTTTTCATGGGAGGAGCCCTCAacttggttggaggcgcctccagtagtcATTAAGCTACCGTTGGAGAGGATAAAACTCCATCATATTGAGAATAAACTCTATCCTCTTAGAGGCATCCTGGACCtctttgaaggtgcctctaagTGACGAAAACTAATATTGTGTCCTTGATTAGTTAAAATAACTAGAGATTTTTCTAGCTTATTTTCAGGGCTATTCTAaccccccccctcctcctctagCACGCCACACCTGGATCTACAGGAACATACCTTTTGGAAATGGAGAAATGTTATAAGAAAAGAGTAGCAAACTCATCAAAGGAGGAGATATATCCCAATTTTAATGTACTAAATCATTGTTGTGTTGGCCCAAATAAGGTAGTCAAGAAGACGTGGCACTTGACCCCTTTGGTGTCTTGATATACGATCATATTCTCGGAACAACACAGATGATCCTCTAGATATGAAGAACCATTATATTCTGCCACATGCGAGGTACGAAAATGATGAGGTAGATcttcttgtaagatctcctccgAAAAGGGATCTACCGAGCAATTATTCTCTTGGAGAAGGAAACACAAACCGGATCTTCCTCCAGCAAATTATTGGTAGAATGAGACATCATGGGTGACGGATAACATGCGCATCAATGATCAGCCTCTTATCGGGTCAATACGTAGAAGTAATCCCTCTAGAAATATGAGAGACAGGAGTGATTACGGGTGTTTTTTCAGCGAGTAGCGCTTCTCTCCCCTTAGATGGGAAGAGATCCCCATCTGGTCATCGAACTCGTCTAAGATGGCTGTCACCAATCGAGAGATCTTCTTATGTAGTTTAGCATCCTGACTACTTTCGTTGAGGTTATGCAGAGAAGGTTGTGAAGATCCAACCTAGTACTCTGGCTGGTCTCCTATCGTTGCTTTGCCAAATCGAGTTATAGTAGCTTTTTGTAGGAATTTCACATAGACAATGCCAATTTGATGGCTCCTTTTTCTATTTGCTCGACCTCCTCCTTCTATGCAAGCCTTCCTCTATCGCAGGGATGATCAAATATAAAACAATGACATGGGTTAAAGTCTGGTCGACTCCTTCGGCACGACCCCTCCTATGCGGCTCCTAGGCGCGACCACTCTAGTGCGGcccctccgatactcaagtcagtgATTGATCAGAAAAGATAAGGAAAACAGTAATAGAAGGACTTGAAGAAGGAGTTGCCTCCATagtttagaagaagaagaagaccctcCTACCTAAGAGTTATCGTCCAAAGTGTTTATATAGCAGTCAGAAAAAGAATCTCCATGTCACTTCACCTCGTGTCTTTCCACTTCTTCCTGCCTAAGTCAGTAAAGACGCGGCTCTAGTGGTTCATTATTGTGCGCTCAATCTGCAATGACTACGTAAGATGAATGAGATTTTGAGGAGACTGTCTCTGATAACCTACAATCATCCACCATTCACTAATTGCCACATACTCTGAAGAAGGGATCAAGGGAATCGTCTCTGATATCTCTCCATTCAATTATCATCATGTATAAGCAATCAAAGGCTTGATGATGAAATACTTGCTTAATCATATTGCTCTGTAGAACACTGAGTTATTGCTCGGTAATCATCTGTAGGTTGCTCTGTGAAACACTAAGTTATTACTCGGCAATCATCTATACGATTGCTTTGCGGAACACTGAGTTATTGCTCAGTAATCATATGTAGAATTACTCTGCGGAACTTTGAGTAATATTGTTCTACATAACACTAAGTTATTGCTCGTTAATCAAATGTAGGATTGCTTTGTGAAACTTTGAGTTATATTACTTTGCCGGCTTCCACTAGATTGTTCTATAGAATTTAAGTATTATTGCTCTGCAGGCTTTGAGTTATTGTTCGACAATCATCTGTAGGATTGCTCTGTGGAACTTTGAGCAATATTGCTATGTGGGCTTCCACCAGATTGTTCTACAGACTTTAAGTAATATTGCTCTACAGGCTCTGAGAATATTACCCGACAAACCTTATTCATCTTCTAAATAAGGGAATTCAACTATATTGCTTGGGCTTTAAGTAATATTGCCTTGGAGAGTCCCTTACACCCTTGGGATAAATCCGACTGCTATCAGATGTCACTCCTTTAAGTTAGACTGAAGAGCAAAGTCGAATGAAGTTTGATCAAGTGCAtgggaagaaaagaaaaacctGGCAACCATCACTTATATTGAGTGCCAAATGTAACTTCAAAAACACACCTATAGGCTTTTGCAAGAGCTTTCTCAATGTGTGTTACATTTCTAATACCAAACTCGATCGTGTAACCATCCATTGACCCATCCTCAAAACTCAATGCTTTTGCATTTCCTTCCACCCAATGCAGATAGTTGTTTTCTGTATATCCTACATAGCGAAAATAGATATGTGGtaaaaaaagaaacagaaacaaaGTAGTTTATAAAACAAGCTCCATTAGTCCAATGACATGGTATACGTACGTCTAAGGTAGCACTCTTCTTGCCAATATTCAACATTTTTGGGTTAATGTCACATATAAAGATTTGTGTTTGTCCTTCTGTTTCAGCAAAACTATCATGCATGGCATTATGACTGACACTTCCAATGCCATCCGACACGTGAAAAGCTGTATACCCTGCGTAAGAAGCAATAAGCATACTATGCCATACAATTTTTCATGCCAAATAAAGAATAGTTGAGATATACAGTTTAGATCAACATACATTAGTTAGGATGAAAAAATGACAATGTGGAATAActgaagaaaaggaaaagaaaaaaggaCTCCTACTTAAGAAGGCATGCATATCCTAAAATTAAGACAaatataaatctatataaaaaatTACAGTCATTGTTCAAGAACAATCTTTGCTTTAGTACTTCCATTGCTTCAGTGGTAGGAAAGGCTCAAGAGCTCATGGTGGTGGTGTTTGTTAGTCATAAAGAATAGTTCCTTATTCTCTGCTCTAGTTGAATGCATTTATGTTGGTAACACCAGCAATTACCTGTGCCACCAGCTACATCAAGATTCAAGATGATGCATCCCAGGAAAAGGACCCAACTTTGAAATCAATCTTAATTTTCCTCAAAAGAATGCATTGCATAGTTAAGAAGAATCTAATTGCAGGATCATAAATCAATGAAAAGTTATTCAAAGACCCCAACCTATCTTTCCACAATCCCACCCTCATCAAATCATTCATCAGATCATAATAATTAGAAGCCACACTATTAAAGGCATTGCCGAccaattttcttttttcttcttcgtTGACTTCTGTAAATCCTACATTAGATACCacattattaataaataataaaaaattcataaggtcatattcattaaaaaaaatataagttattTGTGTTGACAAATATGATTAGTGGGGAAATTATAAAATTATGTATCTTTGAAATATGATACTTCTGAAATGATTTCTTCTTGTTTCCACGGGCATGTGCCTTGGTAATTTTTTATCTTTCCAAGAAATGTAGATGATGcatgaattatttatttattccttCCATCTTGAAAGAATAAATTCTTGCAAGTTGGATGAATTTAGACTTG
Coding sequences:
- the LOC122048757 gene encoding 2-methoxy-6-polyprenyl-1,4-benzoquinol methylase, mitochondrial-like gives rise to the protein MEVLKQRLFLNNDWYTAFHVSDGIGSVSHNAMHDSFAETEGQTQIFICDINPKMLNIGKKSATLDVRYTENNYLHWVEGNAKALSFEDGSMDGYTIEFGIRNVTHIEKALAKAYRFFFSSHALDQTSFDFALQSNLKE